A window of Suncus etruscus isolate mSunEtr1 chromosome 4, mSunEtr1.pri.cur, whole genome shotgun sequence contains these coding sequences:
- the LOC126006315 gene encoding histone H1.0, whose product MTENSSSGPAAKPKRAKAGAAGKKPHEHPKYSDMIVAALRADPQRAGSSRQSIQKYVKAHYAVGDNADAQTKLALRRLVAAGVLKQTRGVGASGSFRLARADEPRRPGAAVKKAKAPKRAAGKAAKAKRAAPSTPGKKPKAAAAAASPTKKAKRKPKPPAAKPRKAQKPKAVRAKPVRAAKPKKARPAKPKPKAGARKVARKK is encoded by the coding sequence ATGACGGAGAACTCGTCGTCCGGCCCCGCGGCCAAGCCCAAGCGGGCCAAGGCGGGGGCGGCGGGCAAGAAGCCGCACGAGCACCCCAAGTACTCGGACATGATCGTGGCGGCGCTGCGCGCGGACCCGCAGCGCGCCGGCTCGTCGCGCCAGTCCATCCAGAAGTACGTGAAGGCGCACTACGCCGTGGGCGACAACGCCGACGCGCAGACCAAGCTGGCCCTGCGGCGCCTCGTGGCGGCCGGCGTGCTCAAGCAGACGCGCGGCGTGGGCGCCTCGGGCTCCTTCCGCCTGGCCCGCGCCGACGAGCCCCGGCGCCCCGGCGCGGCCGTCAAGAAGGCCAAGGCGCCCAAGAGGGCGGCCGGCAAGGCGGCGAAGGCCAAGCGGGCGGCGCCCAGTACCCCCGGCAAGAAGCccaaggcggcggcggcggcggcctcgCCCACCAAGAAGGCCAAGCGGAAGCCCAAGCCGCCCGCCGCCAAGCCCCGCAAGGCGCAGAAGCCCAAGGCGGTCCGGGCCAAGCCCGTGCGCGCCGCCAAGCCCAAGAAGGCCCGGCCCGCCAAGCCCAAGCCCAAGGCCGGCGCCAGGAAGGTCGCCCGGAAGAAGTGA